The Nostoc sp. 'Lobaria pulmonaria (5183) cyanobiont' genome window below encodes:
- a CDS encoding BamA/OMP85 family outer membrane protein, producing MRVSATAIFTLATLAAANVTQQATAAPVKTITPTAKAGNLVVPIIEDTPAPVETIASPETIVAQQFSQNSVTVQTGANKNSPVVLKSTNKGNSSVILPPTPSFSPSSPKTPATESNLVVTATDVQVVGANQELQQIIRQVIKTQVGGETSQSQLQTDVTAILNTGLFSNVSVNTFSTPAGLNVVYQVQPVIVRSLQLSGAKVLTYQAAQQRLQSQIGTTISPSGLQQAVAQINKWYADNGYNLARVLSIKPSSQGILTVNVAEGLVNDIKFRFINDEGKTVDSKGNSIGGRTKPDFLQQQLKLKPGQIFQENVVKQDIQQLYRTGLFESVNVALEGDATKLNLVYQLKETGARGVNLGGSYNADQGLVGTISYQDQNVGGVNDTLGVNVGVSSRDLQFNTKFTSPYRTTHPDRLGYTVNGFRSQELSETFDDKITLANGDKVREGKIGGGISLQRPIDDWNTSLGLNYTRTSIRDRQGNITPTDAQGNPLSASGTGIDDLTTVSFIATKDQRDNPINPTQGSVLSLSTEQSIPIGEGNISLNRLKANYSQYLPVQLFNSKQPQVFAVNVQAGTVIGNLPPYESFNLGGSNSVRGYDSGDVGSGRSYVLASAEYRFPVLPIVGGVLFADFASDLGSGDTVLGNPAGVRDKPGYGFGYGAGVRLNSPLGLIRADYGISDQGESKVHLGIGQRF from the coding sequence ATGCGAGTTTCTGCTACTGCAATTTTTACTTTAGCTACTTTAGCTGCTGCCAATGTCACTCAGCAAGCAACGGCTGCACCTGTTAAAACCATTACTCCAACTGCAAAAGCTGGTAACTTGGTGGTGCCGATAATTGAAGACACTCCCGCACCAGTAGAGACAATTGCTTCCCCAGAAACTATAGTTGCACAACAATTTTCCCAAAATTCCGTCACCGTACAAACAGGTGCAAACAAAAATTCCCCAGTAGTCTTAAAATCAACAAATAAGGGTAATTCATCAGTAATACTCCCTCCGACTCCCTCTTTTTCCCCCTCATCCCCCAAAACTCCTGCGACTGAAAGCAATTTAGTCGTCACAGCTACAGATGTTCAGGTGGTGGGAGCCAATCAAGAATTACAGCAAATCATTCGTCAGGTAATTAAAACCCAAGTGGGTGGAGAAACCAGTCAAAGCCAGCTACAAACAGATGTAACAGCAATTTTGAATACAGGTTTATTTAGCAATGTCAGTGTGAATACTTTTAGCACACCTGCTGGATTGAATGTAGTATACCAAGTCCAACCAGTGATTGTGCGATCGCTGCAATTATCTGGTGCTAAGGTACTTACCTATCAAGCCGCTCAACAACGTTTGCAATCTCAGATTGGAACCACCATTAGTCCCAGTGGACTGCAACAAGCAGTAGCACAAATCAACAAGTGGTACGCCGACAATGGTTATAACTTAGCACGAGTACTATCAATTAAACCCAGTTCTCAAGGCATTCTTACCGTGAATGTTGCTGAAGGTTTGGTGAATGATATCAAGTTTCGTTTTATCAACGATGAAGGCAAAACCGTTGACAGCAAAGGTAATTCCATCGGAGGACGCACCAAACCAGATTTCCTCCAACAACAACTCAAACTCAAACCCGGTCAAATCTTCCAAGAAAATGTCGTTAAACAAGACATCCAACAGCTATATCGTACTGGTTTATTTGAGAGTGTAAATGTTGCTTTAGAAGGGGATGCGACAAAACTTAATTTAGTCTACCAACTCAAAGAAACTGGGGCGCGTGGTGTTAACTTGGGTGGTAGTTACAATGCCGATCAAGGTTTAGTAGGCACAATCAGCTATCAAGATCAGAATGTCGGCGGTGTTAATGATACATTAGGTGTGAATGTTGGGGTAAGTAGTCGAGACTTGCAGTTTAATACCAAATTTACCAGTCCTTATCGGACAACTCACCCCGATCGCTTGGGCTACACTGTAAATGGTTTTCGTAGTCAAGAACTTTCGGAAACCTTTGATGACAAGATTACGTTAGCTAACGGCGACAAAGTGCGAGAAGGTAAAATTGGCGGTGGTATCAGCTTGCAGCGACCAATTGATGATTGGAATACCTCATTAGGATTAAACTATACCCGAACTAGTATTCGCGATCGCCAAGGTAATATTACCCCAACCGACGCTCAGGGAAATCCCCTCTCTGCCAGCGGAACTGGTATTGATGACCTAACTACCGTATCCTTTATCGCCACCAAAGACCAACGAGATAACCCCATTAATCCAACTCAAGGTTCTGTTTTGAGTCTGAGTACAGAACAATCTATACCTATCGGTGAAGGGAATATTTCTCTAAATCGCCTCAAAGCCAATTACAGCCAATATTTACCAGTGCAGTTATTTAACAGCAAACAGCCACAAGTATTTGCGGTGAATGTGCAAGCTGGTACTGTCATTGGGAATTTACCGCCTTACGAAAGCTTTAACTTGGGTGGTTCCAACTCGGTGCGCGGTTACGATTCTGGAGATGTTGGCAGTGGTCGTAGTTATGTCTTAGCCTCCGCAGAATACCGCTTCCCCGTCTTACCAATCGTAGGCGGTGTATTATTTGCCGACTTTGCCTCAGATTTAGGCTCTGGTGATACTGTATTAGGAAATCCGGCAGGTGTACGGGATAAACCAGGTTATGGTTTTGGTTATGGGGCGGGAGTGCGATTAAATTCACCACTAGGCTTAATTCGGGCTGACTATGGCATTAGCGACCAGGGAGAAAGCAAAGTGCATTTAGGTATAGGTCAGCGATTTTAA